The nucleotide sequence AAAATCAGCAAACTTCAATTATTGCTAATCTACATAAGTTTAGTAAAGAGTAGAATTCTGAAAATTAAGTTTTTTGTTGCAAGACCGCACATGAATTCAGATTGTGGCTAAGTGACAGAAAGTTGGAAGCAAAAGAGCTTAGGATAACTGATTTTAGAAAAGTGAAAGTAACCCAGGACGGGAAATGCCGGTTAATCAAGTTCTTCCTCTTCCCTTTGCCATTTTTCTAATAGTTCAAAAGGATTAAACCCACGATATTGTAGATAATTCCATAACTTTGATTTAGTTTTTGGATCGAGCCGGCGAAAAGTATCGATACTGTACTTTCGCATCACTTTAGCTTTTAATCCAGCCAACTGATCTGTTTCCCCATCCTCCATTTGTTCAAGGTGTTCGCTCCACGCTTGTTCAAACAAATCCACAGAAATTCCTTTTTCCATGCATTTGCGCCTCATTACAGATTTGCCATATTTTTTTGTATAAGAGGAAATCAGGCTAGCGGCTAACTTTGAATCGGACTGAGCATCCATTTCTTGAAGGTAATTAATCGCTTCTAACACTTCGCTTTCCTCAAAGCCCTTCTCCTGTCCTTTTTTGCGTAGTTGGGCAGCGCTATAGTCGCGGCGAGACAAAATGTTATAGAAATAATCAAGACAACTGCTCATGAAGACAATAACCTGCTTAAATAATGAAAATGCTCGCCATTAAATTATAAAACAAATTTAAAAGCTGAATGAATTAAAGAAAGCTACCATCTAGTCCCAGTAGGCCAGAATCGATTTATTAGTAAACTTATTGAATATTGTCTATAATAGTTAGGAATAAAAGGTTTACTAACAGTCTTGCATATCTAACCTTAAACGCGGTTACACGCTACCGTAACCAATCATGCCGGTGAATAACAAAGAGCAACTGTTCGATCTGTGGGCACCTTCCTACGATTCGCTTTTCCCCTCTGTCATTTATCAAGCAATTCACCAAAGGTTGCTTGAATATGTTGATTTACCTCCTCAAGCGAATGTTTTAGATCTTGGTTGTGGAACAGGCCGGCTACTTTCAAGATTGGCCGCTACTTTTCCAGATTTGCGCGGCATCGGCTTAGATTTATCTGCTCAAATGATCCGTCAAGCGCGTAGCCGCAACCATCACCGACCTCGTCTTATTTACCTGCAAGGTAAC is from Microcoleus sp. FACHB-672 and encodes:
- a CDS encoding regulatory protein RecX; this translates as MSSCLDYFYNILSRRDYSAAQLRKKGQEKGFEESEVLEAINYLQEMDAQSDSKLAASLISSYTKKYGKSVMRRKCMEKGISVDLFEQAWSEHLEQMEDGETDQLAGLKAKVMRKYSIDTFRRLDPKTKSKLWNYLQYRGFNPFELLEKWQREEEELD